A region of Vitis riparia cultivar Riparia Gloire de Montpellier isolate 1030 chromosome 1, EGFV_Vit.rip_1.0, whole genome shotgun sequence DNA encodes the following proteins:
- the LOC117912406 gene encoding protein POOR HOMOLOGOUS SYNAPSIS 1 isoform X1, with protein MAAIRDEWKIQFSRFFNNPALSSTCSSSTIHPDLIRKTRSLRRGTWISSSSASLQLLTDHSTSQAILIVRSGGRIHEEHFISKLLFSWPQVSCVSGFPARGSRVVFVSYKDCVSQVQKFALRFSTIYETERFINALKDILKDVEDVELLSSGFVTEVSSQSEFVSSNIPPYRISEELSVPVHSHYSLLPPSSNHEVEQHSRSQETAVNHNCEGTFVDMPPSFTSLLTNCCSETQAAAQPTTTEEMDLKSQIARYMEDSSFQVNSEQFHYIKTRRIEVMNISVHTPVWMV; from the exons ATGGCCGCCATTAGAGATGAGTGGAAGATCCAATTTTCTCGATTCTTTAACAATCCTGCTCTCTCCTCCACCTGTTCTTCCTCTACTATTCACCCTGACCTCATCAGAAAAACAAGAAGTTTACGCAGAGGTACCTGGATTTCCTCTTCTTCTGCTTCCCTGCAACTTCTCACCGATCACTCCACTTCTCAAGCCATCCTGATCGTCCGTTCCGGAGGAAGGATCCAT GAAGAGCACTTCATTTCCAAGCTGCTTTTCTCTTGGCCTCAGGTATCGTGTGTCTCTGGATTTCCTGCCAGGGGTAGCAGAGTTGTATTCGTGAGCTATAAAGATTGTGTTAGCCAG GTTCAGAAGTTTGCCTTGCGGTTTTCAACAATTTACGAAACTGAAAGATTCATAAATGCTTTAAAG GATATCTTGAAGGATGTGGAGGACGTTGAGCTTCTCAGTAGTGGCTTTGTAACTGAAGTTTCATCACAATCTGAGTTTGTTTCTTCTAATATACCTCCCTATAG AATTAGTGAGGAATTGAGTGTTCCTGTTCACTCGCACTATTCTTTGTTGCCCCCCAGCTCGAACCATGAAGTTGAGCAGCACTCACGTTCTCAGGAAACTGCAGTTAATCATAATTGTGAAGGCACTTTCGTGGACATGCCACCCAGCTTCACATCATTATTAACTAACTGTTGCTCTGAGACGCAAG CTGCAGCACAACCAACTACAACTGAGGAAATGGATCTCAAATCCCAAATTGCG AGATACATGGAAGACTCTTCATTCCAAG TTAATTCAGAACAATTCCACTACATCAAAACAAGAAGAATAGAAGTCATGAACATCTCTGTCCATACCCCTGTTTGGATGGTATGA
- the LOC117912406 gene encoding protein POOR HOMOLOGOUS SYNAPSIS 1 isoform X3 codes for MAAIRDEWKIQFSRFFNNPALSSTCSSSTIHPDLIRKTRSLRRGTWISSSSASLQLLTDHSTSQAILIVRSGGRIHVSCVSGFPARGSRVVFVSYKDCVSQVQKFALRFSTIYETERFINALKDILKDVEDVELLSSGFVTEVSSQSEFVSSNIPPYRISEELSVPVHSHYSLLPPSSNHEVEQHSRSQETAVNHNCEGTFVDMPPSFTSLLTNCCSETQAAAQPTTTEEMDLKSQIARYMEDSSFQVNSEQFHYIKTRRIEVMNISVHTPVWMV; via the exons ATGGCCGCCATTAGAGATGAGTGGAAGATCCAATTTTCTCGATTCTTTAACAATCCTGCTCTCTCCTCCACCTGTTCTTCCTCTACTATTCACCCTGACCTCATCAGAAAAACAAGAAGTTTACGCAGAGGTACCTGGATTTCCTCTTCTTCTGCTTCCCTGCAACTTCTCACCGATCACTCCACTTCTCAAGCCATCCTGATCGTCCGTTCCGGAGGAAGGATCCAT GTATCGTGTGTCTCTGGATTTCCTGCCAGGGGTAGCAGAGTTGTATTCGTGAGCTATAAAGATTGTGTTAGCCAG GTTCAGAAGTTTGCCTTGCGGTTTTCAACAATTTACGAAACTGAAAGATTCATAAATGCTTTAAAG GATATCTTGAAGGATGTGGAGGACGTTGAGCTTCTCAGTAGTGGCTTTGTAACTGAAGTTTCATCACAATCTGAGTTTGTTTCTTCTAATATACCTCCCTATAG AATTAGTGAGGAATTGAGTGTTCCTGTTCACTCGCACTATTCTTTGTTGCCCCCCAGCTCGAACCATGAAGTTGAGCAGCACTCACGTTCTCAGGAAACTGCAGTTAATCATAATTGTGAAGGCACTTTCGTGGACATGCCACCCAGCTTCACATCATTATTAACTAACTGTTGCTCTGAGACGCAAG CTGCAGCACAACCAACTACAACTGAGGAAATGGATCTCAAATCCCAAATTGCG AGATACATGGAAGACTCTTCATTCCAAG TTAATTCAGAACAATTCCACTACATCAAAACAAGAAGAATAGAAGTCATGAACATCTCTGTCCATACCCCTGTTTGGATGGTATGA
- the LOC117912395 gene encoding peroxidase 5-like — translation MEAAATIITVVVILCWLQFSSVECHWRLRNPRQPNQTEASTRPQGTLLQCNDKLQDRFYRNTCPQAENIIAKSVYDAVLVQPGLAAGLIRLHFHDCFVNGCDASILLDTTPSGEPVEKTSRANVFASQIFKYIDRLKADIERECPGVVSCADILAYATREAVKEEGLPYYLVPGGRRDGLSSSASNVAGNIPSPNESLKNMTQIFLRKGLSIEDMVVLFGAHSIGHTHCRSLFNRLYNYSSTQAQDPSMDFAHSLYLKGLCPKAGPLFQEVIDKVMVPLEPITPSRLDTLYYTQLLKGEGVLQTDQALTNNPTTNEIVKRFSQNPLEWGARFTSAMINLGKVDVLTGQEGEIRRNCRAVN, via the exons ATGGAAGCAGCTGCAACAATAATCACAGTGGTGGTCATCTTGTGCTGGCTCCAATTCTCATCGGTGGAATGCCACTGGAGGTTACGGAATCCACGACAACCCAACCAAACAGAGGCCAGCACACGACCACAGGGGACCCTACTTCAGTGCAACGACAAATTACAGGACAGATTCTACAGGAACACTTGCCCCCAAGCGGAGAACATTATCGCTAAATCTGTTTACGATGCCGTCCTCGTCCAGCCAGGGTTAGCTGCGGGCCTTATTCGCCTTCATTTTCATGACTGCTTCGTCAAC GGGTGTGATGCCTCCATCCTCTTGGACACAACCCCTTCTGGGGAGCCTGTAGAGAAGACATCACGGGCCAATGTGTTTGCCAGTCAAATCTTTAAATACATTGACCGACTCAAGGCAGATATTGAGCGCGAATGCCCCGGGGTTGTGTCTTGCGCCGACATATTAGCCTATGCAACACGCGAAGCTGTTAAGGAAGAGGGTCTCCCCTATTACCTAGTCCCAGGTGGGCGCCGTGATGGTCTGTCTTCTTCTGCTAGCAACGTAGCTGGTAACATCCCTTCTCCAAACGAGTCCTTAAAAAATATGACACAAATCTTCCTGAGGAAAGGCTTGTCCATAGAAGATATGGTTGTTCTATTTGGTGCACACTCAATTGGCCATACGCACTGCAGAAGCCTCTTCAATAGACTATACAATTACAGCTCAACTCAAGCCCAAGACCCCAGCATGGACTTCGCACACTCTCTCTATCTCAAGGGCCTGTGCCCCAAGGCAGGGCCATTGTTTCAAGAGGTGATAGACAAGGTAATGGTGCCACTTGAACCCATCACACCATCGAGGCTGGATACCCTTTACTACACCCAGCTGTTGAAAGGGGAAGGGGTGCTCCAGACAGATCAGGCGTTGACTAATAATCCCACCACCAATGAGATTGTAAAGAGATTCTCTCAAAATCCATTGGAGTGGGGCGCTAGATTCACTAGTGCCATGATTAACCTTGGAAAGGTGGATGTGCTTACAGGACAAGAAGGGGAGATCAGGAGAAACTGTAGGGCCGTAAATTAA
- the LOC117915138 gene encoding lysM domain receptor-like kinase 3, translating into MALCNLLPLVFPLLLPLLADLLPTVSALESSIKPTFMYPFPCSESIKICNSSLYHINNGLQAEQIAFFYSVNRSEITYVKNQDYLVTVPCSCQKINDIDGYFYHTTYPVQQDDTFVNVSGQIYSGQAWSFGGEESKFIEGHEVDIYLPCGCVERKSQIVVTYTVQLDDTLSDIATLLSAKISGIESMNRILIQNSEYIDVGWVLFIPREKNGLSKDKEGTKHKWAIIISILAAVTVLSISTLIIIVLQRNRSQKNSEEDPKASKSLNSNRTFSFRNQHLQENIEDVPGFESERPVIFSLEEIEDATNNFDETRKIGEGGYGTVYFGVLGEQEVAIKKMRSNKSKEFFAELKVLCKIHHRNVVELLGYASGDDHLYLVYEYVQNGSLNDHLHDPLLKGNQPLSWTARTQIALDAARGIEYIHDHTKARYVHRDIKTSNILLDETLRAKVADFGLAKLVGRTNEEDFIATRLVGTPGYLPPESVKELQVTSKTDVFAFGVVLAELITGQRALVRDNHEPNKMRSLITVVNEIFHNEDPEIALEDAIDRTLRGSYTLEDVYKMAEIAEKCLSEEAVDRPKMREIVVILTQIMTSALEWEASLGGNSQVFSGLFSGR; encoded by the exons ATGGCTCTCTGTAATCTCCTACCCCTTGTCTTCCCCCTCCTCCTCCCTCTATTGGCAGATCTGCTTCCTACCGTCTCTGCTTTAGAAAGTTCTATCAAACCAACCTTCATGTACCCTTTTCCTTGCTCTGAGAGCATCAAGATTTGCAATTCCTCACTCTACCATATTAACAATGGTCTCCAAGCAGAACAAATTGCCTTTTTTTACTCTGTCAACAGATCTGAAATCACATATGTCAAAAATCAAGACTACCTTGTAACAGTACCTTGTTCTTGCCAAAAGATCAATGACATAGATGGATACTTCTATCACACAACCTACCCAGTGCAACAGGATGACACATTTGTAAATGTTTCAGGTCAGATTTATAGTGGGCAAGCTTGGAGTTTTGGAGGAGAAGAATCAAAGTTTATTGAAGGACATGAGGTTGACATATATCTTCCTTGTGGGTGTGTAGAACGCAAGTCCCAAATTGTAGTAACATACACAGTTCAGCTGGATGATACATTATCAGATATTGCTACTCTTCTATCAGCTAAAATCAGTGGGATAGAGAGCATGAACAGAATCCTGATTCAGAATTCAGAGTATATAGATGTGGGCTGGGTGTTATTTATACCTAGGGAAAAGAATGGACTTTCAAAAGATAAGGAAG GAACGAAGCACAAATGGGCAATAATCATTAGCATACTGGCAGCAGTGACAGTACTTTCAATTAGCACCTTAATTATCATTGTCCTCCAGAGAAATAGGTCCCAGAAAAACAGTGAGGAAGATCCAAAAGCATCCAAAAGCTTGAATTCCAACAGAACATTCTCCTTCAGGAATCAACATCTGCAAGAGAACATTGAAG ATGTGCCAGGTTTCGAATCAGAAAGGCCGGTAATATTTAGCCTTGAGGAGATCGAAGATGCTACAAATAACTTTGATGAAACCAGGAAAATTGGAGAGGGCGGATATGGGACTGTATATTTTGGCGTACTAGGAGAGCAG GAGGTTGCAATAAAGAAGATGAGATCTAACAAGTCCAAGGAGTTCTTTGCAGAGCTTAAGGTCTTATGCAAGATACATCATAGAAATGTG GTTGAGTTGTTGGGGTATGCCAGTGGAGACGATCACCTGTACTTAGTTTATGAGTATGTTCAAAATGGATCACTCAATGATCATCTTCATGACCCATTATTAAAAG GTAATCAGCCACTCTCTTGGACGGCAAGAACTCAGATTGCACTGGATGCTGCAAGGGGTATTGAGTACATTCATGACCACACAAAAGCACGATATGTGCACCGTGATATAAAAACAAGCAACATTCTACTTGATGAAACGCTCAGAGCAAAG GTTGCAGATTTTGGATTAGCAAAGCTTGTTGGCAGAACCAATGAAGAAGATTTTATAGCAACACGCCTTGTAGGAACACCAGGCTATCTTCCTCCTGa ATCTGTGAAAGAGTTACAGGTAACCTCTAAAACTGATGTTTTTGCATTCGGAGTAGTTCTAGCAGAGCTGATAACAGGTCAACGTGCACTTGTACGTGACAATCATGAGCCCAACAAGATGAGATCTCTAATCACAGTT GTTAATGAAATATTCCATAATGAAGACCCAGAGATTGCTTTGGAAGATGCGATAGACAGAACTCTCAGAGGCAGCTACACTCTGGAGGATGTGTACAAG ATGGCTGAAATTGCTGAGAAGTGTTTGAGTGAAGAGGCAGTTGATAGACCAAAGATGCGAGAAATTGTTGTGATACTAACTCAGATCATGACGTCCGCACTAGAATGGGAAGCTTCGCTAGGAGGGAACAGCCAGGTTTTCAGTGGGCTATTTAGCGGAAGATAA
- the LOC117912406 gene encoding protein POOR HOMOLOGOUS SYNAPSIS 1 isoform X2, giving the protein MAAIRDEWKIQFSRFFNNPALSSTCSSSTIHPDLIRKTRSLRRGTWISSSSASLQLLTDHSTSQAILIVRSGGRIHEEHFISKLLFSWPQVSCVSGFPARGSRVVFVSYKDCVSQVQKFALRFSTIYETERFINALKDILKDVEDVELLSSGFVTEVSSQSEFVSSNIPPYRISEELSVPVHSHYSLLPPSSNHEVEQHSRSQETAVNHNCEGTFVDMPPSFTSLLTNCCSETQAAAQPTTTEEMDLKSQIARYMEDSSFQDMLFKVEKVISEMGDDLML; this is encoded by the exons ATGGCCGCCATTAGAGATGAGTGGAAGATCCAATTTTCTCGATTCTTTAACAATCCTGCTCTCTCCTCCACCTGTTCTTCCTCTACTATTCACCCTGACCTCATCAGAAAAACAAGAAGTTTACGCAGAGGTACCTGGATTTCCTCTTCTTCTGCTTCCCTGCAACTTCTCACCGATCACTCCACTTCTCAAGCCATCCTGATCGTCCGTTCCGGAGGAAGGATCCAT GAAGAGCACTTCATTTCCAAGCTGCTTTTCTCTTGGCCTCAGGTATCGTGTGTCTCTGGATTTCCTGCCAGGGGTAGCAGAGTTGTATTCGTGAGCTATAAAGATTGTGTTAGCCAG GTTCAGAAGTTTGCCTTGCGGTTTTCAACAATTTACGAAACTGAAAGATTCATAAATGCTTTAAAG GATATCTTGAAGGATGTGGAGGACGTTGAGCTTCTCAGTAGTGGCTTTGTAACTGAAGTTTCATCACAATCTGAGTTTGTTTCTTCTAATATACCTCCCTATAG AATTAGTGAGGAATTGAGTGTTCCTGTTCACTCGCACTATTCTTTGTTGCCCCCCAGCTCGAACCATGAAGTTGAGCAGCACTCACGTTCTCAGGAAACTGCAGTTAATCATAATTGTGAAGGCACTTTCGTGGACATGCCACCCAGCTTCACATCATTATTAACTAACTGTTGCTCTGAGACGCAAG CTGCAGCACAACCAACTACAACTGAGGAAATGGATCTCAAATCCCAAATTGCG AGATACATGGAAGACTCTTCATTCCAAG ATATGTTGTTTAAAGTAGAGAAAGTTATCAGTGAAATGGGAGATGATTTGATGCTGTAA